Sequence from the Pseudophaeobacter arcticus DSM 23566 genome:
CGCGTGGTGATTGTGGATGCCGCAGACGACATGAACATAAGTGCGGCCAACGCCTTGCTGAAAATGCTCGAAGAGCCCCCTGCCCGCACCACTTTGCTGTTGATCTCCCATCAGCCCTCGCGCCTGCTGCCGACGATCCGGTCCCGCTGCCGCACCCTGCGACTGGGGCCGCTTTTGCCGGAAGATATGCAATCTGCCTTGGCGCAGGCCGGAGCCGAACTGCCTGAAAACACCGCCCATCTCACCGCCCTGGCGGCGGGGTCTGTTGGGGCCGCCCTGCGAATGTTGAACCTTGGCGGGCTAAGGATCTACGCCGAGCTGGTACAGATCCTGAACACCATGCCCCGGTTGGATCGCCAACGCGCCATCGCTCTGGCTGAGGCCTCAGCCCAGCGCGGCGCAGCCGAGAAGTTTGAACTGCTGCTCACCCTGATCGAGGTCGCCCTGTCGCGGCTTGCCCGAACCGGCGCCACAGGTCAGCCGCCACAGCCCGAAGCCGCAGCAGGCGAGGCCGCAATGCTGACCCGACTGGCCGCAACGCCGCTGCAGGGGCGCGCCTGGGCTGATCTCTCGGCTGAGGCCACGACGCGCGCACGCCACGGGCAGGCCGTGAACCTTGACCCGGCTTCACTTGTCCTAGATACGGTTTTCAAGATGCAAGAGACCGCATCCCGGTGACCTATAGACAGGCCATCCCGGATCCGGCCAGACACACGACGAGGCAGGCATGAGCACCACAATTCCACAGATCACCGATAGCCATTGCCATCTGGATTTCCCCGATTTTGAGGGCGAGCTGGATGCGGTCATTGCCCGCGCTGCCGAGGCAGGCGTGACCCGCATGGTCACCATCTGCACCAAGCTCAGGAACGAGCCTGCTGTGCGCGCCATCGCCGAGACCCATGCACCGGTGTTCTACGCCGCAGGCACCCACCCGATGAGCGTCGCCTCAGAACCCATGGCCAGCTATGATGATCTGGTTGCCCTGGCGGATCATCCAAAATTTGTCGGTATTGGCGAGACCGGGCTCGACTATCACTATACGGCCGAAAGCGCCGAAATTCAGCAGCAGTCCCTGCGCACCCATATTGCCGCCGCCCGCGACACCAAACTGCCGCTGATCATCCACGCCCGTGCCGCCGATGACGATATGGCGCGGATCCTGCGCGAAGAGATGCAAAACGGTGCCTTCAGCTGCGTCATGCACTGTTTCTCCTCTTCGGTTGAACTGGGCCGGGCGGCGCTGGACCTTGGGTTTTACCTGTCGATGTCAGGTATTTCAGCCTTCCCCAAAAGCCAGGAGCTGCGCGACATCTTTGCCGAAGCGCCACTCGACCGTATCCTGGTGGAAACCGACGCCCCCTATCTGGCGCCACCGCCCCATCGCGGCAAACGCAACGAACCGGCATATTCGGCCCTCACCGCGCAGGTTGGGGCCCAGGTCTTTGATCTGGACTATGGTGATTTTGCCGCGCAGACCCAGGCCAATTTTGACCGCCTGTTCTGGAAGGCCGCCCGGTATGAGGCCGCTGCCTGATGGCTGAGCTGCGCTATACAATTCTGGGCTGCGGCTCTTCCGGTGGGGTGCCCCGCCTGGGCGGTCATTGGGGCGACTGCGACCCTGACAACCCACGCAACCGTCGCCGCCGCTGTTCCATGCTGGTGGAACGCGACGGGCCGGATGGCACCACCTCGGTGCTGATCGACACCTCGCCTGACATGCGCAGCCAGTTGCTGGATGCCGGGGTGGGACGGCTGGACGCGGTGGTCTATACCCATTCCCATGCCGATCATGTGCATGGCATGGATGACCTGCGGATGATCGTCTTCAACATGCGCGCCCGCGTGCCCGTCTACGCCGATGGCGATACGCAAAATGCGCTGCTGTCGCGCTTTGGCTATGCCTTTGTGCAGCCCGAAGGCTCCCCCTATCCGCCGATCCTGGATCTGCGGACCATTGATGGCGCCTTTTCCATTGGTGGCCCCGGCGGCGAGATCCCTTTCCTGCCCTTTGAGGTCAATCACGGGGCCATGGATGCCCTGGGGTTCCGCATTGGCAATCTCGCCTATCTGCCGGATGTTGCCGAAATCTCCGAGGATGTCACCGAGGTGCTGGAAGGGCTGGATTATTGGGTTCTGGATGCCCTGCGTCGCAGCCCACACCCCACCCATTTCAGTCTTGAGCAGGCCTTGGCCTGGATCGAGCGGATGCAGCCAAAACGCGCGGTGCTGACCAATATGCATGTTGATCTGGACTATGCCACGCTTGAGGCCGAGACCGCCGATCACATCACCCCGGCCTATGACGGCATGGTCATTCGCTGCCCGCTGTAGGCAAGGTTTTCTCCGGGCGGCCCTGCCGCCCGCAGTAAGTGCAGAACCTGATTTTTTCTGCCTGGCCAGTCTGACCAGTCCCGCCAGTCTCGCCGCCGACCACATTGCCCAACGGGCCCGCCACTTTTCAAAGCCCGCCATTTTTCAAAGCCCAAAGTGACTGCTCCAAAGGAAACCGCGATGTTGCAAAGTCTGATTGATGTCATCCTGCCGGTCTTTCTGGTAGTGGCTGCAGGCTATGTCGCAACGCTAAAGGAGGTTTTCTCCGCCTCTCATATTGAGGGGCTGATGAAATTCACCCAGGGCTTTGCCATCCCCTGCCTGCTGTTTCACGCCATGGCCAATCTTGACCTGTCCAACAGTTTTGATCCCAAGTTGCTCATCAGCTTTTATACCGGAGCCGCAACCTGTTTTGGCATCGGTCTGACGGGCGCCCGGCTGCTGTTCAAACGCGACTGGGAAGACTGCGTGGCCATCGGGTTCTGCTGCCTGTTCTCCAATTCCGTTCTGTTGGGGCTGCCCATTACCGAACGCGCCTTTGGACCTGAGAACCTGACCGGCAACTATGCGATCATCGCCTTTCACTCTCCTTTTTGCTACGGGCTGGGCATCACCGCGATGGAGGTGGTGCGCAACCGCGGGGCTGGTGGGGTCAAAACCGTCTCTTCGGTGCTGACGGCGATGTTCAAAAACGTGCTGATCCTCGCCATCGCGCTTGGCTTTGCTTTCAACCTCGCGGGAGTGACGATCCCCACGGCTGTTGATGAAGCCCTGCAATTGGTCATTCGGGCCGCCCTGCCCGCAGCACTGTTTGCCCTGGGCGGCGTCTTGGTTCAGTACCGCCCCGAAGGCGATTTGCGCACCATTGGCTTTGTCTGCGTCATCGCGCTGATGGTGCATCCCAGCATTGTCTGGCTGCTGGGGGGATCGCTGGGGCTGAAACAGGATCTGTTCCGCTCTGGTGTGCTGAACGCTGCCATGGCGCCGGGGTTCAACGCCTATATCTTTGCCAATATGTACGGGCGCGCCAAACGGGTCGCCGCCTCTTCGGTGCTGATTGCCACTGCCGCTTCGGTGATGACAGTCTGGTTCTGGCTGCTGGTGCTCAGCTAACGCCCCCTCACAGGAGGGAGCCCCTGAGCTACCAGCGGGGGTCATCCAGCTCCAGATCAAAGCGACGCGGCATCAGCCCGGCCTGAAACCAGGTGACAAAGCTTTGGATGGAGAACACCGGCAGGCCCGTCACCCGGCGCAGATCGCGGGCATAGGGCACCATATTGGTGCATTCCAACACGATCGCCCCCAGATCCGGATTATCCGCCACCAGCGCCCGGGCGCTGTCAATCATGTCCAGCCGACAGGCTTCAAAGTCTATCGCCGCAGCATCCCCAAGTATATCACGGGTAAAGCAGCGCAGCCCCTCTGTGCCGCCAACCGGCGTATCCCCCGGCGCGCCCGCAGCACGCAGGTGGGCGGGGGTCAGTGTCTCCTTGGAAATGGTCAGGACGCCAACCCGCTTATCCCTAGGCAAAAGCGCCTGCACCATCGGCACCTGCATCAGCGAAGACGTCGCCACCGGCACCCCCAGCGCGGCTTTGACCTGATCCTGGATCAGCGCCAGAAAGCCGCAATTGGTGGTGATGCCATCACAGCCCATCGCAATCAGGTCACGCCCTGCCTCGATGAACAAATCCACCAGTTTGGTCGGATCATTGCGCACCACCAAATCCGGAGTAGCACCGCGTACCACCCGGTAATGCACCGGAAAATCCCAGGTCAGGACATTGCCCATATCGCCGTGAATACGCGGGAACTGTGTTTCCAACATCAAGATCCCCACCGCAGCCCCATAGACCGTCTTGCCACCCTGTTCCATCCCGTCTCCTTTTGAGTAATGCCCGCCGCGCCCAGTGATTAGCGTCCAGTGCCTAGTCTTCGTCCGGCACATAGAGCTGGGAAAAGGCGATGCGCACCGCCTCGGTTGCCTCTTCACGGCGCTTTTCAATATGCCCCCGCAGGGCTTTGGTTGCAGCCTCAACGTCCCGTGCGGCCAGCCCCTGTAGCACCTGCCGATGGGCCGAAACATCGCCCGGCGGGCGCCCCTCAGCCTGATCGCGCATCCGCTTTAGATCAATCAAGCGGATATAGCGGATCCGCCCATTGAGGTTCTTCAGCATCCGTTGCAGTTCACTATTGCCGGACAATTGCACCAGGCGATTATGAAAACTCTCGTCCAGCGCCAACAGCTCTTCCAAATCGGTGGCGCTTTCATAGTCCGGCTCCATCCGGTCCAGATAGTCGGAAAATGCGGAGATATCTTGCTCTGGTGCGCGCAGGCAAGCAATGCGCAGGGCTTCACATTCGATCGCCACACGCGCCTCATACAGGTCAAGAATATAGCCTGGCGTCAGCGGGCGGCAAAAGAATCCCCGGTTGATCTGAAAGGTCAAAAACCCCTCGGCCACCAGCCGGTTCAGCGCCTCCCGCAACGGCGTGCGGCTGGCCCCCAGCACCTCGGACACGGCACTTTCATTGATCCGCTGGTCAGGCTTGAAGGCAAAATCCGCTGCCATCCGGCGCAGCGCCTCATAGACCCGATCAACATTGCTTTCCCGTTTGGCCATCTTGTTCCGCTCGCATCCTGATCTTGGCGCAGTTCCCTGCTGATTTGAGGCCACGCTAGAGCAGACTTGACTTGTCCGCAATAATGAACTCCAAACTGTATACAGTTGTGAGCACACGACTTGATTCCATTGGTGATGCAATGAACAAAACGCGGCACCCGTAGAGAGCTGCACAATGACCAAAACAGATTGATCAAACCCGGGAGAGTAAAATGAGCAATGCGATGAACGGCGCCGAGGCCCTGGTGCGGATGTTGGAAGCCCACGGCGTGCGCCATGTCTTTGGTCTGTGCGGCGACACCACCCTGCCCTTTTATGACGCGCTTTATGGCCTGGATCACGGCATAACCCATGTGCTTACCCGCGACGAGCGCTCTGCGACCTATATGGCCGATGGCTATTCCCGCGTCACTGGTCGCCCCGGCGTGGCCGAGGGTCCCTCCGGTGGCGGCGCCACCTATATCCTGCCCGGCCTCATTGAAGCCACCGAAAGCTCCTACGCGGTTCTTGGCATCACCACCGACATCTCGGTTGCGTCTTATGGAAAATACCCGCTGACAGAGGTCGACCAGGAGGCCCTGATGCGGCCCCTGACCAAGTGGAACACGGTGATCAAACAGTCCCAACACATCCCCCGGATGGTGCGCACCGCTTTCAAGGCCATGACCACTGGCCGGTCAGGTGCGGCTCATCTTGGCCTGCCATATGATGTGCAATATGATGCGGTTGACCCCAGTGATATCTGGGCAGACCCAAAACACCAAAGCTATCCCGCCTACCCGCAGGCGCCCGAACCCGGCGCTGCAGAGGCGGCGATTGATGCAATTTTATCGGCAAAATCGCCGCTGATCATCTGTGGCGGCGGCATTGTGATTGCCGGCGCCATGGAGGAGCTCTCCCGGCTTGCCACCCGCCTGGATATTCCAGTCGCAACCTCGATCTCAGGTCAGGGATCCCTGGCCGAGACCCATGCCAATTGCCTGGGTGTTGTGGGCTCAAACGGCGGCACCGATGAAACCTGGGAAATGATGGAGGCGGCGGATCTGGTGGTGTTCATGGGCTGTCGTGCAGGCTCTACCACCACCTCGCGCTGGGAGGCCCCGGCACCCGGCACCCGTATCGTGCATTTTGACAATGACCCGATGGTGATCGGCGCCAATTACCGCACCGAGGTGGGGGTGGTGGGCGACCTGCGGCTCTCGCTGGCTGCGGTCAACGCGGTGCTGGATCGCCGGGCGCAGGGCGCGGATAGCTTTGGCGGTGCTGCTGCCATCGCACAGATCAAAGCGCGCAAGTTTGAAAGGTTTCATCACCTGGCCCAAAGCACCGAGACCCCAATCCGCCCCGAGCGCGTGGTTGATGCGCTGATGAAAGTGCTGCCGCCGGATGCCACTGTGGTTTCTGATCCCGGGACCAGTTGTCCGTATTTTTCGGCCTATTACCAATTGCAGCAACCGGGGCGCTATTTCATCACCAACCGGGCGCATGGCGCCCTTGGCTACGCGCTTTCGGCTTCCTTGGGGGCATGGTTCGGGCGGCCCGCATCAAAAACCGTGGCCTTGATGGGAGATGGATCCTTTGGATTTACCGTGGGTGAGCTGGAGACCGTCTGTCGCGCCCGCGCGCCCATCACCTTTGTGGTGTTCTCCAATTCAAACTTCGGCTGGATCAAGGCCAGCCAGTTCGCGGACAAGGGCGCGCGGTACTACAACGTCGATTTCAACCGCACCGACCATGCCGCCATCGCTGCCGCCTATGGTATCAAAAGCTGGCGTGTGGACAAGCCCGAGGACCTGGAGCGGGTGATGCGCGAGGCGGTTAATCACGACGGCCCCACCCTGGTGGATGTGGTCTGTCAGCCCCTGGAGGAAAGCAACGCCCCTGTTCGGCGCTGGATGGGGTGAGGCCCGTCTCGGAAAGGCTCTGGGAGAGCCTTTCAGGGCCGAACGGGCGGAGCCCTGGGGGACTATGCCAAACGGGCGGAGCCCTGGGGGATCATGCCAGACGGGCAAAGCCCTGGGGGTCGGACAAAGACGACAAAAGATGCCCGTTCCAGTGCCATGTCCCGGAAAAGATATCGGCCCACCCTGAAACTCCGTTCCGCACTCCCTGAGCTCCAGTCACCAACCGCGCCGCGCCTTGGCGCGGCGCCCGGCCCAAGGGGAGAGAGGTCATCTTTGATGGCCTTGATCTGCGCGGGAGCCCCTCCTTATTTGAACACTGTCAGTCCACACAATAGGGCGCCAGTTCCGACTGCAAAAGCGCCAGAAACTCTTGCCCGATTGAAGACAGCGGTCGCGCGGCAGAGGTAATCACTGCCATCTCCATCAGGATCTGCGGGCGAAAACAGCGCGAGACAAAGCCGCCCTCCTTGTCAAAATCCAGCACAAAGGGATCCAGCAAGGCCACGCCCATTCCCTCTTTGACAAAGCTCAGCAGGTTCTTGAACAACTGCGCATGAACCCGCGTCTTGAGCGGCACCCCCGCCTGTACAAAGGCTTCGCGAATGTTCCGGTGGGTGATGTGATCAGGCCCCATGACCAGAAATGGCGCACCTTCCAAGAGCGCCGGGGTAAGAACCTCATGTTGCGCCAGCGGGCTGTCAGCGGGAAGCGCCAGGGATGTTTCAACCCGGATAGGATAGGCCTGCAGCCCATCATGCAGCAGCGGCGTTTCGCAGATACCAATTTCAAACAGGCCCGAGATCACCCATTCCTGGATCTTCGATGAATACTGCGACTGGAACGAGATCGACATATCCGGCCGGTCGCGGGCGAATTTGGCAATCAGCTTTGGCATAAACCCAAAGGACATCGAATGCTGCGAGGCCACCTGCAGCTGCCCTGCCTGCTTGTTCTGCAGATCAATCACTGCATGGGTCACGTGATCAAAGCCACGCACCACCGTATCAATCTCACGAAACAACAGATTGGCTTCTGGCGTCGCCCGCAACCGGCCGCGATCACGCTCAAACAATTTGAACCGGGTCTGCCGTTCCAACTGATGCAAAAGGTTTGAGACCGCAGGCTGGGAAATTCCCAAAAGTGCAGCCGCGCCGGTCACTGTTCCGGTCTCAATCACCGAATGAAACGCCTGTAACTGTCTAAAACGTAGGTTCATGCGCCCTCTGTATCATTTTTTGTTATGGAGCGCATCGATAATTATATTTGAAATGATGTGACTGACTGGGCATGGTCAGCAAACGATCTGTGCTTTTTGCAGCATGTCCCAAGGGGCTGGGCAGGCGATTTTTGCAACGCCCTGCTGCTGATACCTGCACAACCAACAGGACAACCAAAGCGACGTTGAATGAAAACAGAACACATCATCATTGTTGGCGCTGGCATTGTGGGCGCCGCCACTGCGCTCTGGCTGAAACGTGCCGGATACAACGTCACCCTGATTGACAAAGGAGAGCCCGGCATGGGCGCCTCCTACGGCAATGGCTGTCTGCTGGCCAGCTGCGCCATGGTGCCGGTGACCACGCCAGGGTTGCTCTCCAAGGGGCCAAAATATCTGTTGGACCCAAAGTTTCCGCTGTTCATGCGTTGGGGCTACACACCAAGGCTGTTGCCCTGGCTGATAAAGTACCTGTCACATGCCAATGACAACGACACCCGCCGCATTGCAAAATCTCTTACCCATATTGTTGGTGACAGTGTCGAACAGCATCAGGCCCTGACCGCCGACACCCCAGCTGCAAAATGGATCAAAGAGACCAATTACAACTTTGCCTACAAGGACCGCGCAGCCTTTGAGGAAGATGCCTATGTCTGGGAGCTGCGCCGCGAGGCGGGGTTCATACCAGAGATCATCGAGGGCGCGGCGGTTCAGGAGTACGAGCCGATCCTGGGCAAGAACACTTCCCTTCTGGCGGTGAACAAAAACCACGGTTTTATCCTAAACCCCGCCAACTACGTCAAAGATCTGGTCAAACTCCTGGTCGAAATGGGCGGCAGCTTTGTCCAGGCGGAAGTGAAGGATTTCGACCTCAGCGGTGGCCGCATTTCTGCGGTAGACACTGACCAGGGGCGCTTTGACTGTGACAAGGTGGTGATTTCTGCCGGGATCTGGTCCAAGCCCCTGATGCAGAAACTGGGCCTCAAGGTGCCGATGGAAGCAGAACGGGGCTATCACATTCTGTTCAAATCCCCCAGCATCACCCCACGCTATCCGATGATGGTGGCGGCCGGCAAATTTGTCGCCACCCCGATGGATCAGGGCCTGCGCTGCGCCGGTGTTGTGGAATTTGGTGGCTTGGATGAAACCCCGTCCAAGGCGCCCCTGGCGCTGCTTCGACGCACGGTGGCAGAGACCTTCCCGCAGATGCAGGCCGTTGAGGAGGAAGAATGGCTCGGCTTTCGCCCCGCCCCGACCGACAGCCTGCCACTGATTGGCGAGGTCGCCGGCTCGGGCGTCTTTACCGCCTTTGGCCACCACCATATTGGCCTGACCGGCGGCGCAAAAACGGGGCGTATGGTGGCCAGTCTGATTTCCGGCCAGCCCATGAACCTTGACATGCGTCCCTTTGAACCGGATCGTTTTGCCTAACGCCTGTTAGGCCCCCAATTCCAAACAAACCGGCAAAGACAAGCCGGCAATAGCAAGCTGAAAAACAGCACCACCAACCTCCAGGGAGATTACCATGACATCTAAAACTTCTATCAAAATGGCCTTTACAGCCTCGGCGCTGGCGTTTGCCGCCTCAGGCGCTGTGGCGGAAAGCTGGGATATGCCAATGGCCTATTCCGCATCCAATTATCACTCAGAGATGGGGGTTGTTTTTGCCGATAAGGTCCGCGACTACACTGGCGGCGATATTGACATCACCGTGCATCCCGGTGGCTCCCTGTTCAAGGGTGGCGAGATCAAACGCGCGGTGCAGACCGGCCAGGCCCCGATTGGTGAACGCTTCATGTCCGCCCATGCCAATGAGGCGCCGTTGCTGGGCTGGGATAACCTGCCCTTTATTGCCACCACCTATGCCGACAACGAAAAGCTCTGGCATGCCGCAAAAGACCGGGTGAATAGTCAGCTTGGCGAGCTGAACCTTGTTGCGCTTTATACCTGCCCCTGGCCAGGCCAGGGCTTTTACTTCAACAAAGAGGTCTCCTCCTCTGCCGACACCCAGGGCGTCAAGTTCCGCAGCTACAACACCGCAACAGCAACCTTTGCCGAAGAACTGGGCATGATCCCGGTACAGGTCGAAGCCGCCGAGTTGAGCCAGGCACTGGCCACCGGCGTTGCCGAGGCATTCATCTCGTCGGGCTCGACCGGGTATGACCGCAAGGTCTGGGAAAACCTGAGCCATTATTACAAGGTCAACGCCTGGCTGCCACGCAACTATGTCATCGTCAACAAACAGGTCTGGGAAGACCTGAGCCCCGAGACCCAGGCCCAGGTGCAAAAGGCCGCCGACGAGACCGGGGCCGCCTGCGCTGCCAAATCCGAAGAGCTGGCCAACTGGTACTTTGAACAACTGTCAGACAATGGCATGACCGTGGCTGACGCAGGCCCCGAATTCCTCGCCGAGCTGCAGGAAATTGGCACCAAGATGACAGCCGAATGGCTGGCAGCAGCCGGTGACGACGGCCAGGCCATTCTGGACGCCTATAACGCCAAATAACCTCACGACCTCTCACCTGACGGCTCCTGCTTTTACCGGGTAGGGGCCGTCTTTTATGACCACATTTGGGGGATGGGCATGCGTGACTGGCAACCGTTTCTGGGCCTGCCGCTCTGGGCTTGGCTTTTTGTTATTCCAACCGTTTTGGCACTAACCTGT
This genomic interval carries:
- a CDS encoding DNA polymerase III subunit delta'; amino-acid sequence: MSRAPKAKADEELPRADQAPGAPHPRETTQLFGQDQAEQDFLTAFNSNRLHHGWLLTGPQGVGKATLAWRIARFLLATPAAEEGLFGAPPPATSLSIDPEHPVSHRIQALAEPGLVAISRSYNDKGKLRDQIVVDDIRKLNRFFGLSSTDGGRRVVIVDAADDMNISAANALLKMLEEPPARTTLLLISHQPSRLLPTIRSRCRTLRLGPLLPEDMQSALAQAGAELPENTAHLTALAAGSVGAALRMLNLGGLRIYAELVQILNTMPRLDRQRAIALAEASAQRGAAEKFELLLTLIEVALSRLARTGATGQPPQPEAAAGEAAMLTRLAATPLQGRAWADLSAEATTRARHGQAVNLDPASLVLDTVFKMQETASR
- a CDS encoding TatD family hydrolase — protein: MSTTIPQITDSHCHLDFPDFEGELDAVIARAAEAGVTRMVTICTKLRNEPAVRAIAETHAPVFYAAGTHPMSVASEPMASYDDLVALADHPKFVGIGETGLDYHYTAESAEIQQQSLRTHIAAARDTKLPLIIHARAADDDMARILREEMQNGAFSCVMHCFSSSVELGRAALDLGFYLSMSGISAFPKSQELRDIFAEAPLDRILVETDAPYLAPPPHRGKRNEPAYSALTAQVGAQVFDLDYGDFAAQTQANFDRLFWKAARYEAAA
- a CDS encoding MBL fold metallo-hydrolase produces the protein MAELRYTILGCGSSGGVPRLGGHWGDCDPDNPRNRRRRCSMLVERDGPDGTTSVLIDTSPDMRSQLLDAGVGRLDAVVYTHSHADHVHGMDDLRMIVFNMRARVPVYADGDTQNALLSRFGYAFVQPEGSPYPPILDLRTIDGAFSIGGPGGEIPFLPFEVNHGAMDALGFRIGNLAYLPDVAEISEDVTEVLEGLDYWVLDALRRSPHPTHFSLEQALAWIERMQPKRAVLTNMHVDLDYATLEAETADHITPAYDGMVIRCPL
- a CDS encoding AEC family transporter, producing MLQSLIDVILPVFLVVAAGYVATLKEVFSASHIEGLMKFTQGFAIPCLLFHAMANLDLSNSFDPKLLISFYTGAATCFGIGLTGARLLFKRDWEDCVAIGFCCLFSNSVLLGLPITERAFGPENLTGNYAIIAFHSPFCYGLGITAMEVVRNRGAGGVKTVSSVLTAMFKNVLILAIALGFAFNLAGVTIPTAVDEALQLVIRAALPAALFALGGVLVQYRPEGDLRTIGFVCVIALMVHPSIVWLLGGSLGLKQDLFRSGVLNAAMAPGFNAYIFANMYGRAKRVAASSVLIATAASVMTVWFWLLVLS
- a CDS encoding aspartate/glutamate racemase family protein encodes the protein MEQGGKTVYGAAVGILMLETQFPRIHGDMGNVLTWDFPVHYRVVRGATPDLVVRNDPTKLVDLFIEAGRDLIAMGCDGITTNCGFLALIQDQVKAALGVPVATSSLMQVPMVQALLPRDKRVGVLTISKETLTPAHLRAAGAPGDTPVGGTEGLRCFTRDILGDAAAIDFEACRLDMIDSARALVADNPDLGAIVLECTNMVPYARDLRRVTGLPVFSIQSFVTWFQAGLMPRRFDLELDDPRW
- a CDS encoding GntR family transcriptional regulator; amino-acid sequence: MAKRESNVDRVYEALRRMAADFAFKPDQRINESAVSEVLGASRTPLREALNRLVAEGFLTFQINRGFFCRPLTPGYILDLYEARVAIECEALRIACLRAPEQDISAFSDYLDRMEPDYESATDLEELLALDESFHNRLVQLSGNSELQRMLKNLNGRIRYIRLIDLKRMRDQAEGRPPGDVSAHRQVLQGLAARDVEAATKALRGHIEKRREEATEAVRIAFSQLYVPDED
- a CDS encoding thiamine pyrophosphate-binding protein gives rise to the protein MSNAMNGAEALVRMLEAHGVRHVFGLCGDTTLPFYDALYGLDHGITHVLTRDERSATYMADGYSRVTGRPGVAEGPSGGGATYILPGLIEATESSYAVLGITTDISVASYGKYPLTEVDQEALMRPLTKWNTVIKQSQHIPRMVRTAFKAMTTGRSGAAHLGLPYDVQYDAVDPSDIWADPKHQSYPAYPQAPEPGAAEAAIDAILSAKSPLIICGGGIVIAGAMEELSRLATRLDIPVATSISGQGSLAETHANCLGVVGSNGGTDETWEMMEAADLVVFMGCRAGSTTTSRWEAPAPGTRIVHFDNDPMVIGANYRTEVGVVGDLRLSLAAVNAVLDRRAQGADSFGGAAAIAQIKARKFERFHHLAQSTETPIRPERVVDALMKVLPPDATVVSDPGTSCPYFSAYYQLQQPGRYFITNRAHGALGYALSASLGAWFGRPASKTVALMGDGSFGFTVGELETVCRARAPITFVVFSNSNFGWIKASQFADKGARYYNVDFNRTDHAAIAAAYGIKSWRVDKPEDLERVMREAVNHDGPTLVDVVCQPLEESNAPVRRWMG
- a CDS encoding LysR substrate-binding domain-containing protein, with amino-acid sequence MNLRFRQLQAFHSVIETGTVTGAAALLGISQPAVSNLLHQLERQTRFKLFERDRGRLRATPEANLLFREIDTVVRGFDHVTHAVIDLQNKQAGQLQVASQHSMSFGFMPKLIAKFARDRPDMSISFQSQYSSKIQEWVISGLFEIGICETPLLHDGLQAYPIRVETSLALPADSPLAQHEVLTPALLEGAPFLVMGPDHITHRNIREAFVQAGVPLKTRVHAQLFKNLLSFVKEGMGVALLDPFVLDFDKEGGFVSRCFRPQILMEMAVITSAARPLSSIGQEFLALLQSELAPYCVD
- a CDS encoding NAD(P)/FAD-dependent oxidoreductase, with amino-acid sequence MKTEHIIIVGAGIVGAATALWLKRAGYNVTLIDKGEPGMGASYGNGCLLASCAMVPVTTPGLLSKGPKYLLDPKFPLFMRWGYTPRLLPWLIKYLSHANDNDTRRIAKSLTHIVGDSVEQHQALTADTPAAKWIKETNYNFAYKDRAAFEEDAYVWELRREAGFIPEIIEGAAVQEYEPILGKNTSLLAVNKNHGFILNPANYVKDLVKLLVEMGGSFVQAEVKDFDLSGGRISAVDTDQGRFDCDKVVISAGIWSKPLMQKLGLKVPMEAERGYHILFKSPSITPRYPMMVAAGKFVATPMDQGLRCAGVVEFGGLDETPSKAPLALLRRTVAETFPQMQAVEEEEWLGFRPAPTDSLPLIGEVAGSGVFTAFGHHHIGLTGGAKTGRMVASLISGQPMNLDMRPFEPDRFA
- a CDS encoding TRAP transporter substrate-binding protein, with protein sequence MTSKTSIKMAFTASALAFAASGAVAESWDMPMAYSASNYHSEMGVVFADKVRDYTGGDIDITVHPGGSLFKGGEIKRAVQTGQAPIGERFMSAHANEAPLLGWDNLPFIATTYADNEKLWHAAKDRVNSQLGELNLVALYTCPWPGQGFYFNKEVSSSADTQGVKFRSYNTATATFAEELGMIPVQVEAAELSQALATGVAEAFISSGSTGYDRKVWENLSHYYKVNAWLPRNYVIVNKQVWEDLSPETQAQVQKAADETGAACAAKSEELANWYFEQLSDNGMTVADAGPEFLAELQEIGTKMTAEWLAAAGDDGQAILDAYNAK